Proteins encoded within one genomic window of Formosa agariphila KMM 3901:
- a CDS encoding putative porin, giving the protein MKQIILSFFLLCFTPMVFSQVSEFDKSTQGERDDATNKNELNQKLQDTTVAMRGDQKLAKIEQYLIVSNLNDTTYVDTTLSLKKEYKFNYLRKDNFNLISFSNMGQTYNTLSYDFKSERLMPELGARGKSFASRTVEDVNYYHVPTPLTELFYKTAFEQGQVAKGFFTVNTSEQFNFSISYKGMRSLGHYQHIIASSGDFEFTTNYKTKNERYIVKSHFIAQKLENEENGGLTDEGMGYFESGDPEFLDRGVFDVNFEDADNLLKEKRFHLDHRYYIVKPSDSLAKHSLNVNHILTFQDQSFQFNQDAANDYFGDAFKSTGLSDRASLEDFYNELQLNYSNTLLGDLQFNVSHDNYNYGYDQIVILDGQNITNRLKGNVLAVGGKYHNKFGGFDIYGDAGLNVTGDFAGNYFTGKAAYQFTDDILMSAEINHNASQPNYNFLLYQSDYLNYNWQTNFSTEKTQQLSYKLESDKLLNLTVDYSTITDYAYFAKDEDGGVKPYQNGETITYLRVRLDKEIRFGHFALDNSIMYQNVQDDNQVMNMPEFVTRNTLYYRNEFFKKALLLETGITFNYFTEYYMNAYDPLLSEFYVQTDREYGSFPRLDFFLNAKIQQTRIFFKVEHFNAPLTGYDYYSAPNYPYRDLTIRFGIVWNFFL; this is encoded by the coding sequence ATGAAGCAAATCATTCTGTCATTCTTTTTATTGTGTTTTACTCCAATGGTCTTTTCACAAGTTAGTGAATTTGATAAGAGTACTCAAGGTGAAAGAGACGATGCTACAAATAAGAACGAATTAAATCAAAAATTACAAGATACTACAGTTGCAATGCGAGGTGATCAAAAACTTGCTAAAATTGAACAATACCTTATTGTATCTAATTTAAACGATACAACCTATGTGGACACCACTTTGTCCTTGAAGAAAGAATACAAATTTAACTATTTACGAAAGGATAACTTTAATCTTATTTCGTTTTCCAATATGGGACAAACGTATAATACATTGAGTTACGATTTTAAGTCTGAACGTTTAATGCCCGAATTGGGCGCAAGAGGAAAATCTTTTGCATCTAGAACTGTTGAAGATGTAAACTATTACCATGTGCCAACTCCATTAACCGAATTGTTTTATAAAACAGCTTTCGAGCAAGGTCAGGTGGCTAAGGGCTTTTTTACAGTAAATACATCAGAACAATTTAATTTCTCTATTTCGTATAAAGGAATGCGTTCCTTAGGGCATTATCAGCACATTATTGCAAGTTCTGGCGATTTTGAATTTACTACAAATTATAAAACTAAAAACGAACGTTATATAGTAAAATCTCATTTCATTGCTCAGAAATTAGAAAATGAAGAAAATGGGGGGTTAACAGATGAGGGCATGGGGTATTTTGAGTCTGGAGATCCAGAGTTTTTAGACCGTGGTGTTTTTGATGTTAATTTTGAAGATGCCGATAATTTACTAAAAGAGAAACGTTTTCATTTAGATCATCGCTATTATATTGTAAAGCCAAGCGATTCTTTAGCGAAGCACAGTTTAAATGTAAACCACATACTTACGTTTCAAGACCAATCTTTTCAATTCAATCAAGATGCTGCAAACGATTATTTTGGAGATGCGTTTAAATCGACTGGGTTAAGTGATCGTGCTTCATTAGAAGATTTTTATAATGAACTACAGCTAAACTATAGCAATACCCTTTTAGGGGATTTACAGTTTAATGTAAGTCATGACAATTATAATTATGGTTATGACCAAATTGTGATTTTAGACGGACAAAACATTACGAATAGATTAAAAGGGAATGTTTTAGCCGTTGGAGGTAAATATCATAATAAATTTGGAGGGTTCGATATCTACGGAGATGCAGGTTTAAATGTAACAGGCGATTTCGCAGGAAACTACTTTACTGGAAAAGCGGCTTATCAGTTTACAGATGATATTTTAATGAGTGCAGAGATTAATCATAATGCCTCTCAACCTAACTACAATTTTTTACTGTATCAAAGTGATTATCTAAATTACAATTGGCAAACTAATTTTAGCACAGAGAAAACTCAGCAGTTAAGTTATAAATTAGAATCTGATAAGTTATTGAATCTAACTGTGGATTATTCTACAATAACAGATTATGCTTATTTTGCAAAAGATGAAGATGGAGGTGTTAAGCCGTATCAAAACGGAGAAACCATTACCTATTTAAGAGTCCGATTGGATAAAGAAATTAGGTTCGGACATTTCGCTTTAGATAATTCTATAATGTATCAGAACGTACAGGATGATAACCAGGTAATGAACATGCCTGAATTTGTAACACGTAACACCCTATATTATAGAAACGAATTTTTTAAAAAAGCTTTACTTTTAGAAACAGGAATTACGTTTAATTACTTTACAGAGTATTATATGAATGCATATGATCCATTGTTATCGGAGTTTTATGTGCAAACAGATCGTGAGTATGGGAGTTTTCCTCGTTTAGATTTCTTTTTGAATGCAAAAATTCAACAAACACGTATCTTTTTTAAAGTTGAACATTTTAACGCACCTCTTACGGGTTACGATTATTATTCAGCGCCTAATTATCCGTACCGTGATTTAACCATACGTTTTGGAATTGTATGGAACTTCTTCTTGTAA
- a CDS encoding ribonuclease HII — MLALNYSEFDNECGTDEAGRGCLAGPVTAAAVILPKTFNNIILNDSKQLSEKKRDLLKPIIELEAISFGVAHVFPNKIDEINILNASIHAMQLSIAKLNPKPEFIIVDGNRFKPYLDVPFETIIKGDGKYLNIAAASILAKTYRDAYMNSIHEEYPMYNWKRNKGYPTKEHRAAIKKYGPTKYHRLSFRLLPDQLKLDI, encoded by the coding sequence ATGCTTGCTCTTAACTATTCTGAATTCGATAATGAATGTGGCACAGACGAAGCTGGACGCGGATGTTTAGCCGGACCCGTTACAGCTGCTGCCGTAATTTTACCAAAAACATTTAACAACATTATATTAAACGACTCCAAACAATTATCTGAAAAGAAACGAGATTTACTCAAGCCAATCATAGAACTGGAAGCCATTTCTTTTGGAGTTGCACATGTTTTTCCTAATAAAATAGATGAGATAAATATTTTAAACGCGTCTATTCATGCCATGCAATTATCTATAGCCAAATTAAATCCGAAACCTGAATTTATTATTGTAGATGGTAACCGCTTTAAACCGTATTTAGACGTCCCTTTTGAAACTATTATTAAAGGTGATGGAAAATATTTAAACATTGCTGCTGCTTCTATTTTGGCAAAAACATATCGCGATGCTTACATGAATTCTATTCATGAAGAATACCCTATGTACAATTGGAAACGCAATAAAGGATACCCTACAAAAGAACATCGTGCTGCCATAAAAAAATATGGCCCAACGAAATACCACCGTCTATCTTTTAGATTACTGCCCGATCAGTTAAAATTAGATATATAA
- a CDS encoding nucleoid-associated protein yields MIKRNNASISKFIIHKVGNKFNDTKNAFSENEIQFDEASYDLMLPFLLRPFGSVVQSHRFNHHADIKLNEINNYAGDIFADETHFIDVSKNVVKHLYEQSNSAQIKTGDVIVAIFEGIEFNEIVTNAVGIFKIESKSNFFQTYLEGNSYDVAVQQGINTKKVDKGCLILNQTDAEGPIVLTVDNNNYDAQYWINNFLNIKYANDFNSHTQNYIELCKEFSTEVLKTSYGNQEQNIFLAKTVDYFKEHEFVNIENFKEEVFEDDKHKTLFDDYKKSFEGEQEFLILNQFDVAEPVVKKQKAKIKTEIKLDTQIQIKLDIDAPDAASEYLERGFDEEKKMYYYKVFFNTEG; encoded by the coding sequence ATGATAAAACGTAATAACGCCTCGATTTCTAAGTTTATAATTCATAAAGTTGGAAATAAATTTAACGATACTAAGAATGCTTTTTCAGAAAATGAAATACAGTTTGACGAAGCGAGTTACGATTTAATGCTACCATTCTTACTAAGACCATTCGGATCTGTAGTGCAGAGTCATCGTTTTAATCACCATGCAGATATTAAACTGAATGAAATTAACAATTACGCTGGAGATATTTTTGCTGATGAAACTCATTTTATAGATGTTTCTAAAAACGTTGTAAAGCATTTATACGAGCAATCGAACTCTGCACAAATTAAAACTGGAGATGTTATAGTCGCTATTTTTGAAGGGATAGAATTTAACGAAATCGTAACGAATGCTGTCGGCATTTTTAAAATTGAGAGCAAATCGAATTTCTTTCAAACATACCTAGAAGGCAATAGTTACGACGTTGCCGTACAACAAGGAATAAACACCAAGAAAGTAGACAAAGGGTGTTTAATATTAAATCAGACAGACGCCGAAGGCCCTATTGTATTAACCGTAGATAATAACAATTACGATGCACAATATTGGATTAATAACTTCTTAAACATTAAATACGCCAACGATTTTAATTCGCATACCCAAAATTATATCGAGTTATGTAAAGAGTTTTCTACTGAAGTTTTAAAAACCAGTTACGGAAACCAAGAACAAAATATATTTTTAGCAAAAACAGTTGACTACTTTAAGGAACACGAATTTGTAAATATTGAAAACTTCAAGGAAGAAGTTTTTGAAGATGATAAACATAAAACCTTATTCGACGATTACAAGAAGTCGTTTGAAGGCGAACAGGAGTTTCTTATTTTAAATCAGTTTGATGTTGCCGAACCCGTAGTTAAAAAACAAAAGGCTAAAATTAAAACCGAAATTAAACTCGATACTCAAATACAAATTAAGCTAGATATTGATGCACCAGACGCTGCAAGTGAATATTTAGAACGCGGTTTCGACGAAGAAAAAAAGATGTATTATTATAAGGTGTTCTTTAATACTGAAGGATAA
- a CDS encoding IS256 family transposase — MKPEDLLNEDFLKQFKNAPELTSFLEQLHKRGIEKLLEGELDAHLDYDKHKKSKAANLRNGYTKKKLKSVLGETEIQVPRDRDSSFNPLIVKKRESTTEGIENIIISLYAKGMSNSDIEEQIRELYDFNISTSTISRITDKITEDVIAWRNRPLEATYLIVWMDGIVFKVRENSKVINKTIYIAVGLRTDGKKEVLGLWLGKNESSAFWMSVLTDIKARGTQDILITATDNLNGFTDTIKTIFPKSTTQICVVHQIRNSCRYVVWKDKKEFTRDMKQIYTAPTKEAAKAALNDFKTKWDSKYSYAIKSWENNWDELTVFFDFPIEIRTIIYTTNLIENLNGKIRKYTKNKLSFPTDEAVMKSVFLALRESTKKWTMPIRNWGVILNQFLAIFENRIKL; from the coding sequence ATGAAACCAGAAGATTTATTAAACGAAGACTTTTTAAAACAATTCAAGAATGCACCAGAGCTAACATCCTTTTTAGAACAGTTGCACAAACGTGGTATTGAGAAGTTACTAGAAGGGGAACTAGATGCCCATTTAGACTACGATAAGCACAAAAAAAGTAAAGCAGCCAACCTTCGAAATGGTTACACTAAAAAGAAATTAAAATCCGTTTTAGGAGAAACAGAGATTCAAGTTCCTCGAGACCGTGATAGTTCTTTTAATCCTTTAATTGTAAAGAAAAGAGAAAGTACAACAGAAGGCATCGAAAATATTATTATATCGCTTTATGCCAAAGGCATGAGTAACAGTGATATTGAAGAACAAATACGTGAGCTGTACGATTTTAATATTTCTACATCCACTATTTCAAGGATTACAGATAAGATTACAGAAGATGTTATTGCTTGGCGGAACAGGCCTTTGGAGGCCACTTACCTAATTGTTTGGATGGATGGCATCGTATTTAAAGTTAGGGAAAACTCTAAAGTCATAAACAAGACTATTTATATTGCAGTAGGCCTGAGAACAGATGGCAAAAAGGAAGTCCTAGGATTATGGTTAGGTAAAAATGAATCTTCAGCCTTTTGGATGAGTGTTTTAACCGATATTAAAGCTCGAGGAACTCAAGATATACTTATCACAGCTACCGATAATTTAAATGGATTTACGGATACTATTAAAACTATTTTTCCGAAATCAACGACTCAAATTTGTGTTGTGCATCAAATAAGAAATTCGTGTCGTTACGTGGTCTGGAAGGACAAAAAGGAATTTACTCGTGACATGAAGCAAATCTATACTGCTCCTACAAAAGAAGCTGCCAAAGCTGCTTTAAATGACTTCAAAACTAAATGGGATTCTAAATATTCTTACGCCATTAAAAGTTGGGAAAATAATTGGGATGAGCTTACAGTATTCTTTGATTTTCCTATTGAAATAAGAACCATAATCTACACCACAAATCTTATAGAAAACCTAAATGGAAAGATACGGAAATACACAAAAAACAAACTCTCGTTTCCAACCGATGAAGCAGTTATGAAATCCGTGTTTTTAGCTTTGAGAGAAAGCACTAAAAAATGGACCATGCCAATCAGAAATTGGGGAGTGATACTAAATCAATTTTTAGCTATATTTGAAAACAGGATTAAGTTATAA
- a CDS encoding TapB family protein: protein MKNAIKSVLFIVVLVSCFSALGQSCSDYYPMEKGVSFELTHFNDKGKEDAVRRNTIIEDSIGVAVINTVVTDVNGKETINAEYKITCDTENVTIDINEVLSETLKSALSESDKEVTALVIGGNLIVPNDLKQEQILPNSDIEMDVEVGDLKLKFRVKTTDRKVVGEERISVPAGNFDCIVISQKVETKMMMTKRGESKIWLAQGVGVVKQEDYDEQGKVIASEKLTKFSK from the coding sequence ATGAAAAATGCAATTAAAAGCGTTTTGTTTATAGTGGTATTAGTAAGCTGTTTTTCTGCTCTAGGACAATCTTGTAGCGATTATTATCCTATGGAAAAAGGCGTGTCTTTTGAATTAACTCATTTTAATGATAAAGGAAAAGAAGATGCGGTTAGACGTAATACAATAATTGAAGATTCTATAGGTGTGGCTGTAATTAATACAGTTGTTACAGATGTTAATGGGAAGGAAACAATTAATGCCGAATATAAAATAACTTGCGATACCGAGAATGTTACTATAGATATAAATGAGGTTTTAAGTGAAACTTTAAAATCAGCGCTTTCTGAATCGGATAAAGAAGTAACAGCTTTAGTAATAGGAGGCAATTTAATTGTACCAAATGATTTAAAGCAAGAACAAATTTTACCGAATTCGGATATCGAAATGGATGTTGAAGTGGGAGATTTAAAACTTAAATTTAGAGTTAAAACAACAGATAGAAAAGTTGTTGGTGAAGAACGTATTTCTGTTCCAGCTGGTAATTTTGATTGTATTGTGATTTCTCAAAAAGTTGAAACTAAAATGATGATGACCAAAAGAGGTGAGTCTAAAATTTGGTTAGCTCAAGGTGTAGGTGTTGTAAAACAGGAAGACTACGATGAGCAAGGCAAAGTAATCGCTTCGGAGAAATTAACTAAATTCTCGAAATAA
- the lipB gene encoding lipoyl(octanoyl) transferase LipB codes for MNKTVQLQDLGLKDYKDTWDYQEDLFKQIVDLKIQNRREGTQIPTPNYFLFVEHPHVYTLGKSGHMSNMLLDEEQLKEKGATFYKINRGGDITYHGPGQIVGYPILDLDNFFTDIHKYLRFLEEVIILTLSEYGVASERSPGETGVWLDVGTPFARKICAMGVRASRWVTMHGFALNVNANLGYFDNIIPCGIRGKAVTSLNVELAVKTVDEIELKAKIQKHFCELFEAEFIVKPIEY; via the coding sequence TTGAATAAGACAGTCCAATTACAAGATTTAGGTTTAAAAGATTATAAAGACACTTGGGATTACCAAGAAGATTTATTTAAACAAATCGTTGATTTAAAAATTCAGAATAGGAGAGAAGGTACCCAAATCCCGACTCCTAATTATTTTCTTTTTGTAGAGCATCCTCATGTGTATACTTTAGGTAAAAGCGGACACATGTCTAATATGTTATTAGACGAGGAGCAATTAAAGGAAAAAGGAGCAACGTTTTATAAAATAAATCGAGGTGGCGATATTACATATCATGGTCCAGGACAAATTGTTGGTTATCCTATTTTAGATTTAGATAATTTCTTTACAGACATACATAAATACTTACGTTTTTTAGAAGAAGTTATTATACTTACATTAAGTGAGTATGGGGTAGCTTCTGAACGTAGTCCAGGCGAAACTGGAGTTTGGTTAGATGTTGGCACTCCGTTTGCTAGAAAAATTTGTGCTATGGGTGTTCGTGCGAGCCGTTGGGTAACAATGCATGGTTTTGCCTTAAATGTAAATGCCAATTTAGGGTATTTCGATAATATTATTCCATGTGGTATTCGAGGAAAAGCGGTAACATCTTTAAATGTTGAATTGGCTGTTAAAACAGTAGATGAAATAGAATTGAAAGCTAAAATTCAGAAACATTTTTGTGAACTCTTTGAAGCAGAATTTATTGTAAAACCTATCGAATATTAG
- a CDS encoding YqaE/Pmp3 family membrane protein, which yields MSIWRVLLSIICPPLAVIGKGCGSVLIVFLLWLCGWVPGVIAALVILNNPKR from the coding sequence ATGAGCATTTGGAGAGTTCTTCTTTCAATTATTTGCCCGCCCTTGGCTGTAATAGGTAAGGGATGTGGATCGGTACTTATCGTGTTTCTGCTGTGGCTTTGTGGCTGGGTTCCTGGAGTTATCGCTGCATTAGTCATTTTAAATAATCCAAAACGCTGA
- the lysS gene encoding lysine--tRNA ligase, producing the protein MSQLSEQEIVRREKLSKLRELGINPYPADLYPLTHTSKQVKTDFEEGKKVIIAGRLMSRRIQGNASFAEVQDSEGRIQVYFNRDEICTGEDKTKYNTIYKKLLDIGDFVGIEGELFTTKVGEKTIMVKDFTILSKSLRPLPQPRVDTEGKVHDAFTDPEQRYRQRYADLVVNPHVKEVFIKRTKLFNAMRSFFNESGYFEVETPVLQPIPGGAAARPFITHHNSLDIPLYMRIANELYLKRLIVGGFDGVYEFSKNFRNEGMDRTHNPEFTAMEIYVSYKDYNWMMDFCEKLLEHCAIAVNGTTKATFGKHEIDFKAPYARVTMADSIKHFTGFDITGKSEDEIREAAKGMGIQVDDTMGKGKLIDEIFGEKCEGNYIQPTYITDYPKEMSPLCKEHRDNPELTERFELMVCGKEIANAYSELNDPIDQRERFEHQLKLAQKGDDEATEFIDYDFLRALEYGMPPTSGMGIGMDRLIMFLTNNQSIQEVLFFPQMRPEKKQVDMSEDEKAVFNILKTNSPIDLNALKSQSQLSNKKWDKTIKGLTKLGIAKVDKTDDGLFVVLNG; encoded by the coding sequence ATGTCGCAATTATCAGAGCAAGAAATCGTAAGAAGAGAAAAGCTGAGCAAACTTCGTGAGTTAGGAATTAATCCTTATCCAGCAGACCTTTATCCGTTAACCCACACTAGTAAACAGGTTAAAACCGATTTTGAAGAAGGCAAGAAAGTGATAATTGCCGGACGATTAATGTCACGTAGAATACAAGGAAACGCAAGTTTTGCAGAAGTGCAAGACAGCGAAGGCCGTATTCAGGTCTATTTTAATCGTGATGAAATTTGTACAGGCGAAGATAAAACCAAGTACAATACTATTTACAAAAAATTATTAGATATAGGAGATTTCGTTGGTATTGAAGGTGAATTATTCACCACCAAAGTAGGCGAAAAAACCATCATGGTAAAAGACTTTACTATTTTAAGTAAATCGTTACGCCCGTTACCTCAACCTCGTGTAGATACCGAAGGAAAAGTACACGATGCTTTTACAGATCCTGAACAACGTTACAGACAACGTTATGCCGATTTAGTAGTAAACCCACATGTAAAAGAAGTTTTTATAAAACGTACTAAGTTATTTAACGCAATGCGTAGCTTCTTTAACGAATCTGGTTATTTTGAAGTTGAGACGCCTGTTTTACAACCTATTCCTGGAGGTGCTGCGGCACGTCCATTTATTACGCACCACAATAGTTTAGACATTCCATTATATATGCGAATTGCTAACGAATTATACCTAAAACGTTTAATTGTTGGTGGGTTTGATGGTGTTTACGAGTTTTCTAAAAACTTCCGTAACGAAGGAATGGACAGAACTCACAATCCAGAATTTACAGCAATGGAAATCTATGTGTCTTACAAAGATTACAACTGGATGATGGATTTCTGTGAGAAACTTTTAGAACATTGTGCAATTGCTGTAAATGGAACTACAAAAGCAACTTTCGGGAAACATGAAATAGACTTTAAAGCACCGTACGCTCGTGTAACCATGGCAGATTCTATTAAGCATTTTACAGGATTTGATATTACTGGAAAATCTGAAGATGAAATTCGTGAAGCTGCAAAAGGTATGGGTATCCAAGTTGACGACACTATGGGTAAAGGAAAACTGATTGATGAGATTTTTGGTGAAAAATGTGAAGGGAACTACATACAGCCAACGTACATTACAGATTATCCTAAAGAGATGAGTCCGCTTTGCAAAGAGCATAGAGACAACCCAGAATTAACTGAGCGTTTCGAGTTAATGGTTTGTGGTAAAGAAATTGCAAATGCATATTCAGAACTTAACGACCCTATAGACCAACGAGAACGTTTTGAGCACCAATTAAAATTAGCTCAAAAAGGAGACGACGAAGCTACAGAATTTATAGACTACGATTTCTTACGTGCTCTAGAATATGGTATGCCTCCTACCTCTGGTATGGGAATTGGTATGGATCGTTTAATCATGTTCTTAACCAACAATCAATCGATTCAAGAAGTATTGTTTTTCCCGCAAATGCGTCCGGAGAAAAAACAAGTAGATATGTCTGAAGATGAAAAAGCAGTTTTCAATATTCTGAAAACAAACTCACCTATAGATTTAAATGCGCTTAAATCGCAGTCTCAATTAAGCAACAAGAAATGGGATAAAACCATTAAAGGTTTAACTAAATTAGGAATTGCCAAGGTAGACAAGACAGACGATGGTTTGTTTGTTGTTCTTAATGGATAA
- a CDS encoding endonuclease/exonuclease/phosphatase family protein, producing MIQFIFKYKAKAYLLFWYAFLLLIHFVLKDRISPLIFIFYACPLILVIAYGFLVSLSVYKHKVISIVVLCMNILVCIYWYNNFHYNTYDTTLNSAEQTYSIFYWNISRPDKLPLDIIAENIQTYNPEIIAFVEAKDVSEIDLLALKKQYPLYDIKHLEGEMLIAVQGKIDTVTFNKISNGSKSNLVTATIQDYKVTFLITDLLANPALSKRKDFKNMLSIVDSNPIDFVIGDFNTPYESHFFDSFKPRFESFHNYNNGFTGTWPSKLPLIEIDHMWLHNKWQPILLHKDFNSKSDHGLMVGKFKRRP from the coding sequence ATGATTCAATTCATTTTTAAATACAAAGCAAAAGCATACCTTCTTTTTTGGTATGCTTTTTTATTGCTCATCCATTTTGTTTTAAAGGATCGTATTTCACCACTAATCTTTATTTTTTATGCTTGTCCGCTAATATTGGTCATAGCATATGGATTTTTAGTGTCATTATCGGTATATAAACATAAAGTGATTTCCATTGTTGTACTCTGTATGAATATTTTGGTTTGCATATATTGGTATAACAATTTCCATTATAATACTTACGATACTACCCTTAATTCTGCAGAGCAGACATATTCTATTTTTTATTGGAATATTTCTCGTCCTGACAAATTGCCTTTAGATATTATTGCAGAAAACATTCAGACTTATAACCCTGAAATTATTGCTTTTGTAGAAGCTAAAGACGTGTCGGAAATAGACCTTTTAGCTTTAAAAAAACAATATCCTTTATATGATATAAAACATTTAGAAGGTGAAATGCTTATTGCTGTTCAAGGAAAAATTGACACTGTAACATTTAATAAAATCTCGAATGGTTCTAAATCGAACCTTGTTACAGCGACCATTCAGGATTATAAAGTTACATTTCTGATTACAGATTTGTTAGCTAATCCTGCGTTATCTAAACGAAAGGATTTTAAAAATATGTTATCCATAGTCGATTCAAATCCTATTGATTTTGTCATAGGAGATTTTAATACACCTTACGAAAGCCACTTTTTTGATAGTTTTAAACCACGTTTTGAAAGTTTCCACAATTATAACAATGGATTTACAGGAACTTGGCCCTCTAAATTACCACTAATAGAAATAGACCATATGTGGCTTCATAACAAATGGCAACCAATACTACTACACAAAGATTTTAATTCTAAATCTGATCACGGCCTAATGGTTGGAAAATTTAAAAGAAGGCCATAA
- a CDS encoding endonuclease/exonuclease/phosphatase family protein has translation MVYVFLLSIHFILKDQIQPFIVVFNAVPLILIVAFGYLTCLLLYKHKTLATVLLCINLLLSAYWYNNYYFKTEAPSAQELLKTHAILYWNIARPKHLPLDLLFRNMKTYKPELVVLVEAKDILEGDLLKFKKQFPSYVIKQLEGEMIIAVKGEINTIDYKDISASSKYNFVSTTIHNHRITILITDLLANPSESKKYDLNKVREIAESQNIDFVIGDFNTPYESFYFKQFNTNFESFHKYNNGITATWPTVLPLLEIDQFWLNRRWEPLKLNKHFLINSDHAMLIGQFKLR, from the coding sequence ATGGTATATGTATTTTTATTAAGTATTCATTTTATACTCAAAGACCAAATACAACCATTTATAGTTGTTTTTAATGCGGTTCCATTAATTTTAATAGTCGCTTTTGGCTACCTCACCTGCTTACTTCTTTACAAACATAAAACACTAGCTACAGTTCTACTTTGCATAAATCTATTACTCTCTGCTTACTGGTATAATAATTATTACTTTAAAACTGAAGCGCCTTCGGCTCAGGAATTATTAAAAACACACGCTATTCTATATTGGAATATTGCACGACCTAAACACTTACCTCTAGACCTTTTATTTAGAAATATGAAAACCTATAAACCAGAGCTGGTTGTCTTGGTTGAAGCTAAAGATATTTTAGAAGGAGACTTATTAAAATTCAAAAAACAGTTTCCGTCTTATGTTATTAAACAGCTGGAAGGCGAGATGATTATTGCCGTTAAAGGCGAAATCAATACTATAGATTATAAAGATATCTCAGCAAGTTCTAAGTATAATTTTGTTTCAACAACCATTCATAATCATCGAATTACCATTCTAATTACAGATTTGTTGGCTAACCCTTCTGAGTCTAAAAAATACGACCTCAACAAAGTGCGAGAAATCGCTGAATCTCAAAATATAGATTTTGTAATAGGAGATTTTAATACCCCTTACGAAAGTTTCTACTTTAAACAGTTTAATACTAATTTTGAAAGTTTTCATAAATATAACAACGGCATAACAGCCACATGGCCCACCGTTTTACCACTCTTAGAAATTGATCAGTTTTGGTTAAATAGAAGATGGGAACCCTTAAAATTAAACAAACACTTCTTAATAAATTCAGACCACGCCATGCTAATTGGTCAATTTAAACTTCGTTAA
- a CDS encoding response regulator: protein MESTPIHVVLADDVQLFRKGICFLLERDEELVVDYEASNGKELVAYLRTSKLPDIVLTDLNMPELNGVEATKIIHKEFPDLKIVALTSYNSKPCILNMIHLGVACFLPKNVKPAELVSALKEVYSSGFYYSNEVMRFIHENLTHKGKPVKSDFDKSYLTSRELEVLSLICKQFKTSEIADKLCISPRTVEGHRNNLLLKTESKNVVGLVTYAIRNNLLNFLN from the coding sequence ATGGAATCTACTCCCATACACGTGGTTTTAGCTGACGACGTTCAATTATTTCGAAAAGGCATTTGCTTCCTTCTGGAACGTGATGAGGAATTGGTTGTGGATTATGAGGCCTCAAATGGTAAAGAATTAGTTGCCTATTTAAGAACCTCTAAACTTCCGGATATTGTGTTAACAGATTTAAATATGCCAGAACTTAATGGTGTAGAAGCTACTAAAATTATCCATAAAGAATTTCCAGATTTAAAAATTGTTGCTTTAACAAGTTATAATTCTAAACCTTGTATTTTAAATATGATTCATTTAGGAGTGGCGTGTTTTTTGCCTAAAAATGTAAAACCTGCTGAATTGGTAAGTGCTTTAAAAGAAGTGTATAGTTCGGGGTTTTACTATTCTAATGAAGTTATGAGATTTATTCATGAAAATTTAACTCATAAAGGAAAACCTGTTAAAAGCGATTTTGATAAATCGTATTTAACAAGCCGAGAGCTTGAAGTGTTAAGTTTAATTTGCAAACAGTTTAAAACATCTGAAATTGCCGATAAATTATGTATTAGTCCGCGTACTGTAGAAGGACACCGAAATAATTTATTGCTAAAAACCGAATCTAAAAATGTAGTAGGATTGGTAACCTATGCAATTAGAAATAATTTATTAAATTTTTTAAATTGA